Proteins encoded in a region of the Prunus persica cultivar Lovell chromosome G4, Prunus_persica_NCBIv2, whole genome shotgun sequence genome:
- the LOC18779509 gene encoding protein UNUSUAL FLORAL ORGANS translates to MEAFHPTITFPFSYTFNTTSSGHGGIAENINTSSPSPWMNSRIWSKLPHRLLDRVIAFLPPPAFFRARCVCKRWYALLFSNTFLELYLQVSPRRHWFLFFKHKRLKSSYIYRNNNIGGSHGDNNRAGTDCEGYLFDPYELAWYRLCFALLPSGFSPASSSGGLICWVSDEAGPKTLILCNPIVGSLTQLPPTLRSRLFPSIGLSVSPSSIDVTVAGDDLISPYAVKNLTAESFHIDGGGFFSLWGTNSSLPKVCNFESGQMVHVQGKFYCMNYSPFSVLAYDVAANNWWEIKAPMKRHLRSPSLVESKGKLLLVSAVNKSKLNVPKSLRLWGLQACGKTWIEMERMPQQLYVQFAELENGNGFHCVVHGEFLTIMIPGSDKALLFDMCRKRWQWIPPCPYVHAGIVGDLHGFAYEPQLATPVTGLLDQLTTIPFQPFTG, encoded by the coding sequence atggaagctttTCATCCTACTATCACCTTTCCCTTCTCCTACACCTTCAATACTACTAGTAGTGGACATGGTGGCATTGCTGAAAATATCAACACATCCAGTCCTAGTCCATGGATGAATAGTAGGATATGGAGTAAGCTCCCACACCGGCTGCTCGACCGTGTCATCGCCTTTCTTCCACCACCGGCCTTTTTTCGAGCTCGATGTGTGTGCAAGAGATGGTATGCTCTGTTGTTCTCCAACACCTTTCTTGAACTGTACCTCCAAGTATCTCCTCGCCGCCATTGGTTCCTCTTCTTCAAGCACAAACGCCTCAAGAGCAGCTACATATACAGGAACAACAATATTGGAGGAAGCCATGGTGACAACAACAGGGCTGGTACTGATTGTGAAGGGTATCTTTTTGATCCTTATGAACTTGCATGGTACCGCCTTTGTTTTGCTCTGCTTCCCTCCGGGTTCTCCCCTGCTTCTTCGTCAGGTGGTTTAATCTGTTGGGTTTCTGATGAGGCTGGTCCGAAGACTCTCATTCTGTGCAACCCAATTGTTGGTTCTCTGACTCAATTGCCTCCAACTCTAAGATCAAGGCTCTTCCCTTCCATAGGCTTAAGTGTTAGCCCTTCATCCATTGATGTCACTGTTGCTGGAGATGACTTGATTTCTCCATATGCTGTGAAAAACTTGACTGCAGAGAGCTTTCATATTGATGGAGGTGGGTTCTTTTCATTATGGGGCACCAATTCTTCTCTACCGAAGGTCTGCAATTTTGAATCAGGTCAAATGGTTCATGTTCAGGGAAAATTCTACTGCATGAACTATAGCCCTTTCAGTGTGTTGGCTTATGATGTGGCCGCAAATAACTGGTGGGAGATTAAGGCTCCCATGAAAAGGCATCTGAGGTCTCCAAGCTTGGTGGAGAGCAAGGGAAAGCTGCTGCTGGTTTCTGCAGTTAACAAGAGTAAGCTCAATGTGCCAAAAAGCCTGAGGCTTTGGGGCTTGCAGGCTTGTGGAAAAACATGGATTGAGATGGAAAGAATGCCACAGCAGCTTTATGTTCAATTTGCAGAGCTGGAAAATGGAAATGGGTTTCATTGTGTTGTCCATGGAGAGTTCCTTACCATAATGATCCCAGGTTCTGACAAGGCTTTGCTGTTTGATATGTGCCGGAAAAGGTGGCAATGGATCCCTCCATGCCCTTATGTTCATGCTGGGATAGTTGGTGATTTGCATGGTTTTGCTTATGAGCCCCAACTTGCCACACCAGTCACAGGGCTTCTTGATCAGTTGACTACAATTCCATTTCAGCCTTTCACTGGTTAG
- the LOC18779694 gene encoding anthocyanidin 3-O-glucosyltransferase 2, with amino-acid sequence MHACCNSKVFVPTHQVLLLFILRSNLTTAFTDRMITLPPRNQTQPYTNNNFTMTKFHVVFISTPGIGNLVPLVEFAQLLGNHDRRFHSTILIINMSQRPIVNTYIQSRAATCTNIRFLHLPAVDPPSPDQYQSSMGYISLLIQNHKTHVKSALTNLMSSESDEFNSGRVAGLFVDMFCTSMIDVANELDIPCYLFFASPATFLSFMLHLPTLDAQIPIEFGDSDTELSIPGFANSVPPLVLPTAVLNKKGDAYSWYLSHARRYTETKGIVVNTFEELEPHALSSLAMSLLPRVYPIGPVLDLNGPAQWHDPNRYESVMRWLDNQPTSSVVLLCFGSMGSLSGPQVREIAFGLERAGFQFIWALRDPPKSQLDLPSDPASVDDILPNGFLERTCKLGLIFGLVPQAKILAHPAIGGFVSHCGWNSILESLWYGVPIATWPIYAEQQMNAFEMVKELGLAIEIRLDYREGSDLVLAEEVERSIKHLMNSDDVVRARVKEMREKSRMVLLENGSSYQALGALTEKLVPKI; translated from the coding sequence ATGCATGCATGTTGCAATTCCAAAGTATTTGTGCCCACCCACcaagtattattattatttattttaaggtCCAATTTGACCACAGCTTTCACAGACAGGATGATAACATTACCACCAAGAAACCAAACACAGCCCTACACCAACAATAATTTCACGATGACCAAATTTCATGTGGTTTTCATCTCAACCCCTGGCATCGGAAACCTAGTCCCACTCGTCGAGTTCGCTCAGCTCCTAGGCAATCATGACCGTCGGTTCCACTCCACCATCCTCATCATCAACATGTCCCAACGGCCCATTGTCAACACCTACATCCAATCTCGCGCTGCCACGTGCACGAACATCCGCTTCCTCCACCTGCCTGCGGTGGACCCGCCTTCCCCTGATCAGTACCAGTCCTCGATGGGTTACATATCCCTGCTCATACAAAACCACAAAACCCACGTGAAGAGTGCCCTCACCAACCTCATGTCATCCGAGTCAGACGAGTTTAACTCGGGCCGAGTTGCTGGGCTTTTCGTGGACATGTTTTGTACATCCATGATTGATGTTGCTAACGAGCTTGACATTCCTTGTTACCTTTTTTTCGCTTCCCCAGCAACATTTCTCAGCTTCATGCTTCACCTTCCTACCTTGGATGCCCAAATCCCCATTGAGTTTGGTGACTCGGATACCGAGTTGAGCATACCGGGTTTCGCTAACTCGGTGCCCCCACTCGTTTTGCCTACAGCGGTGCTGAATAAGAAGGGGGATGCGTACTCTTGGTATTTATCCCATGCGCGGAGGTACACAGAAACAAAAGGTATTGTCGTGAATACGTTTGAGGAATTAGAGCCACATGCTCTTAGCTCATTGGCTATGAGTCTGCTGCCGCGAGTTTACCCGATTGGGCCCGTTCTTGATCTTAACGGGCCGGCCCAATGGCATGACCCAAACCGGTACGAAAGTGTCATGAGATGGCTCGACAACCAGCCCACATCATCGGTCGTGTTGTTATGCTTTGGAAGCATGGGGAGTCTTAGTGGGCCCCAAGTGAGGGAAATAGCGTTCGGGCTTGAACGTGCCGGGTTTCAATTCATATGGGCATTGCGTGACCCACCCAAGTCCCAACTGGACCTCCCGAGTGACCCGGCGAGCGTCGACGACATATTACCAAATGGTTTCTTGGAACGGACTTGTAAGTTGGGCTTGATTTTTGGGTTGGTCCCACAAGCGAAGATTTTGGCCCACCCAGCAATTGGAGGGTTCGTATCGCATTGCGGTTGGAACTCGATTTTGGAGAGCTTATGGTACGGTGTACCGATTGCCACGTGGCCAATTTACGCGGAGCAACAAATGAACGCCTTTGAGATGGTGAAGGAATTGGGATTGGCAATTGAGATTCGGTTGGATTATAGGGAGGGTAGTGATTTGGTGCTAGCGGAGGAGGTGGAGAGAAGCATAAAGCACTTGATGAACAGTGATGATGTGGTGAGGGCTAGGGTGAAGgagatgagagagaagagTAGGATGGTTTTGTTGGAGAATGGATCTTCATACCAAGCATTAGGAGCTTTAACTGAGAAATTAGTGCCTAAGATATGA
- the LOC18778632 gene encoding DNA polymerase eta, which produces MPVARPETSDSRVIAHVDMDCFYVQVEQRKQPDLRGLPTAVVQYNAWKGGALIAVSYEARKYGVKRSMRGAESKQVCPQIQLVQVPVARGKADLSTYRNAGSEVVSILSRKGRCERASIDEVYLDLTDAAETMLAEAPPEILEVIDEEALKSHVLGLNSEDGSDAKESVRKWLCRNDADRRDKLLACGAFIVAELRLQVLKETEFTCSAGIAHNKILAKLASGMNKPAQQTVVPFSSVKVLLDSLPIKKMKQLGGKLGDSLQSDLGVNTVGDLLQFSEEKLQERYGINTGTWLWNIARGISGDEVEGRLLPKSHGSGKTFPGPQALKTIASVQHWLHELCEELSERLQLDLDQNKRIAHTLVLHATAYKVSDSDSHKKFPSKSCPLRYGTAKIQEDALSLFQAALREYLGSYTAKMQGSQNNHWGITSLSVSASKIVPIPSGTASITKYFHGHPSCSSTKQSQNNLIEEATPVPPSGNESYSEVNVTKPQIEFPGEETMIKYAETSSDQLEDKIDLLNDQNPCCSSTNQACDEFTQETVLVSTSGNEHCSGMNQSQPMKNYSGEESCVTLSMPSFNRQEQKRKAVKDKRTCSILRFFKNQDPSCAPQKLEHVENTEDVKAPPLSPGIQSRSNNCLDQNRSELPKERPPEDAGDSNVCGSFQIEHRRGGAWSYNIDEIDPSVIDELPPEIQQEVRAWIRPHKRHNTVKRGSSIAHYFLPTKNT; this is translated from the exons atgccGGTGGCAAGACCTGAAACATCTGATTCCAGAGTCATTGCTCATGTAGACATGGACTGCTTCTACGTTCAAg TGGAGCAAAGGAAACAACCAGATTTAAGGGGCTTACCAACAGCCGTGGTACAGTATAATGCATGGAAAGGTGGGGCCTTGATTGCTGTCAGCTATGAGGCCCGAAAATATGGTGTTAAACG ATCGATGAGAGGTGCTGAGTCAAAGCAAGTCTGCCCACAAATTCAGTTGGTCCAAGTCCCAGTAGCACGTGGTAAAGCTGACCTGAGCACATACCGCAATGCGGGCTCAGAG GTGGTTTCTATTTTGTCAAGGAAGGGTCGATGTGAGAGGGCTTCAATTGACGAAGTGTATCTTGACCTTACCGATGCAGCAGAAACAATGTTAGCTGAAGCTCCTCCAGAAATCTTGGAAGTAATTGATGAGGAAGCTCTCAAGTCCCATGTTTTGGGGCTGAATAGTGAG GATGGCAGTGATGCCAAAGAAAGTGTGAGAAAATGGCTTTGCAGGAATGATGCTGATCGCCGTGATAAACTTTTAGCTTGTGGGGCATTCATTGTTGCAGAACTTAGGTTGCAAGTGTTGAAGGAGACAGAATTTACCTGTTCTGCTGGCATTGCTCATAATAAG ATACTGGCCAAACTTGCAAGTGGTATGAATAAACCTGCGCAACAAACTGTTGTTCCATTCTCATCTGTGAAAGTATTGCTAGATTCCTTGCCAATTAAGAAAAT GAAACAGCTAGGAGGAAAACTGGGGGATTCGTTACAAAGTGACCTGGGTGTTAACACTGTTGGTGATCTATTGCAGTTTTCAGAGGAAAAGCTACAAGAACGTTATGGAATCAATACTGG TACCTGGTTATGGAACATTGCTAGAGGGATAAGTGGGGATGAAGTTGAGGGGCGCCTTCTTCCAAAGAGCCATGGTTCTGGGAAGACATTTCCTGGACCTCAGGCTTTGAAGACGATTGCTTCT GTTCAACATTGGCTCCATGAACTTTGCGAGGAATTAAGTGAACGCCTTCAATTGGACTTGgaccaaaacaaaaggatTGCTCACACACTAGTGTTGCATGCTACCGCATACAAA GTCAGTGATTCAGATTCACACAAGAAGTTTCCTTCAAAGTCTTGTCCCCTAAGGTATGGGACTGCCAAGATACAAGAAGATGCTCTTAGTCTTTTTCAAGCTGCATTACGAGAATACTTGGGTTCATACACAGCCAAAATGCAAGGAAGTCAGAACAACCATTGGGGAATAACGTCTCTTTCTGTTTCAGCTAGTAAAATTGTTCCCATACCATCT GGAACAGCTTCAATCACTAAATACTTTCATGGCCATCCGTCCTGCTCTTCGACAAAGCAATCACAGAATAACCTCATTGAAGAAGCTACTCCTGTGCCACCTTCAG GTAATGAAAGCTACTCGGAGGTGAATGTAACGAAGCCACAGATTGAGTTCCCAGGTGAAGAAACCATGATCAAGTATGCTGAGACTAGTTCTGATCAACTGGAAGACAAAATAGATTTGTTGAATGACCag AATCCATGTTGCTCTTCAACAAATCAGGCATGCGATGAATTCACCCAGGAAACTGTACTGGTATCAACCTCAG GAAACGAACACTGCTCAGGAATGAATCAAAGCCAACCGATGAAAAATTATTCTGGGGAAGAATCTTGCGTTACACTTTCCATGCCTAGTTTTAATAGACAGgagcagaaaagaaaagcagtgAAAGACAAG AGAACGTGCTCAATATTGAGATTCTTTAAGAATCAAGATCCATCTTGTGCTCCACAAAAGCTAGAACATGTTGAAAATACTGAAGATGTCAAAGCACCACCACTATCTCCTG GTATTCAGTCTAGAAGTAATAATTGTTTGGATCAAAATCGATCAGAGTTGCCAAAAGAAAGACCTCCTGAAGACGCTGGGGATTCTAATGTGTGTGGTTCATTTCAAATTGAACATAGAAGGGGAGGAGCATGGAGTTACaatattgatgaaattgaccCCTCAGTCATTGACGAGTTACCACCAGAAATTCAACAAGAAGTTCGTGCCTGGATCAGGCCTCACAAGCGGCATAACACGGTGAAACGGGGTTCTAGCATTGCTCATTATTTCTTACCAACCAAGAACACATAG